The segment ctggaatattaatgaaaatttcacttatttaaataaaaaattcaaaatagtgttcattttaaaaaaaatataaatttttccacaaatttcgattaattgaagttttaaacatttgttttatttccctATTTTTTAGAGAACAACTTGATGCTGAAGCCAGATTAGCCGAGAGTAAAGACAATCCCGCCAACTTTGGTTATGGCTGCAATCGCCATTGTATTTGTGAAATTCCTGGTCAAGTACCCTGCCCTGGCACAGTACCTTTGCCCGAAAGAATGCGtggtaaatttatatttgcccccaaataaaaactgttaataaattattaattacttaaacaaaaaaaaaaaaaaaaaaaaaaaataagtttattttagtAGAAATTAAAGATGTAATGATGACATACAAACATTGTTAAAGATGTAAGAAATGAAATGAGAGTAAAATTAAAGTCCAGattgtttctaaagaaaaaaacctaaactTATTTCTATCTTCTTTTGGGCCTTTGATGGCGATTATATGGACCCGAGCTGCTTTTATGATATGTTCTCCTTTGGGACGTGGTGCAGGCTCCACTACTATCACGATCTTTATTGAATTGATACTTTTGTATAAGAGGTACTTCACAGGCTAAAGATTGATTAAATTCTAAATCATCTTTTTGGCTTTCtaagattttaagtttttgttcgaTGGCTTTTATGGCTTCTTCTTTGCTAATTTTGCCTTCCTTCTTGCCAGTGCCGAGTGCAGGTATTTCTATTTTTGGTTTGGGACGTTCTAGTTCATCCTGTAAAAGGCAATGTATACCTTAATAATTTGAGATgtgttatttattaacaaacttACATAATTCACATTTTTGGCCAATCTCACTGCTATGGGACGATTTAATACCATATGACCATTAAGTTTGCCCAAAGCTCTAATGGCACCTTCAGCCTGAAAGTTATATGTCAAAATTACACAGTTTAGtaacaatattaaacaaattttagatatattttcaGAATTTTCTATATTCCTTACCTGTGCAAAAGTTACAAATGCATAACCTCTCGATTGACCCTGTAACGGGCCACCTTTATGGAACAGCATATCAAATTTTTCAATGGCACCGCatttttgcacaattttcaAAAGTTGAAACCCATAGTTTTGAAAggaatttagaaaatgtttacaaattagcttttattttataataattaaacaaacaacTCATTTTAAACAACTTACTCGCTTAGCCTGGGATCCAAATTTCCTACCCAAATGCGTCGCTCTTCCAAAACGCTTGAAGTGCTAGTTGAAgcctttaagttaaaaaaaaaataaagattaataaactaaaaatatctatttattcattttgtataaaatttaccattaactttgttatttttagCAAAGAAATACGAATTTTTACATAGAAACACTAAAATTGCTGGAAATTTTTACGATAATAAATCAATACGCTCACCAGCTGTCAAGTATATTATGCCATCAAATGTTGCCAGATGTAAGACATTTtcgtttgtttatgttttaatttagagTTGCATTTTATGGTAgtaaaaaaggtttaatttattttgaaattaataaattttaaatttgttgtaatttaagtTGATAGTAGCAGCCACCCAATGGTGGCTGctacttttgattttttgaatttctcaaaaactaaatttttaaaaatgtactaaaTTATTCGTTTGAAATATATGtcataaatttatgtatatattttagattTGGGTTGTTTCCCGCATACGCGATTGCTGAAATTAAACCCCTAAAATTTCGAAAGTCCAAAAATCTCATCTTACTGGATTCATTTGGAAGGCAAACAATTTCTCCTATTCAGCTTTTAGATCCAGTGACTttagtgtttaaaaaaacatagcCGGCCTAAAGACGATTTAAAGCCGTCGCTAAAATTAAGAGTATTTGCCGTTGCTGACGTTTATGCTTGTCGGCGCAGATCTTTGACGACGATTtctttgttgaaaaatatacgcattaaaaacaatacaacaataataataataatagaaaacaaGTTAGAAAGATTTGATAAAAAcgcataattttatatttaaattaaaagtaaatttaagaaaaagaaacataaatagTGGAATATGTCATGGTTTAATGTGTGGGACGGTCTGAAGAATAAAACATGTCGCTATTTATTGCAACGTTATTTAGGACAATTCCTAGACGAAAAACTAAATCTTGAACAACTCAACATTGAGCTGTATAATGGAAAGGCTACAATTAAGAATGTATCACTGCGTGTAGAGGCTCTCAATGAACTGTTGGATGCACAAGGCTGGCCCTTTGAATTTACTGACGGTCAAATTGGTTTGCTGACCGTGTCAGTGCCGTGGAATGCATTAATGACCAATGATAGTTCTATTGAGGCATCGGATGTGGTGTTGTGTTTAAGGCCAGTAAAAAGGGCCCATGAGGGTCATGAGTCTATGATAGAGTCGATGTGGTCATCGGTGAGTAGTTCCCTGCAATTGGCTGAAGAGTGTATGCGTCAAGAGGAGGAGGAAGAAGATGAGTCAGAATGTACTAGTAGAGGTGTTGCGACAGGAACTATAGCAGGTTTAGAGAAGTTTGCTGAAACTATAGACAATGTTTTAAACCGAATAcaagcaaaattttctaatattactCTAAAAATTGAATATCCCTGCCATTATAGGCTAAGGGGAGTGgctttaattttacatttaaatgagttattctataaaaatgaaacaGGCAATGAGAAAATGCCCCAAATGTCGAGTGCTGAGAGTACAAATACACAAAGTGAACATTTGAATAGATTGCCTACGTATGCTAAACACTCGGTTAAACTGACAGGAGTGTCCATGTTTACGCAAGAAAATTGGATATCGGAAAGTGAATGTCAAGTTCAGCACGAAGATATTCCCATTTTACAGTTTATGGGCCAGCAAAATTTGCagataaaagtaaaacaatcaGAAGAAATAACGGGGCCAAAGATATGTTTCGATGTGGAACTAGGAGCTATATGCGCTATATTCTCACCACGTCAATTGCAACTGTTGACCCATTTTCTTGAGGCATTTAGTGAAGACGAATCTTATAGAAAACCACGTACCGCTACGTATAATCCAGAAGAATTTGAACTACAAAGAGAGCAGCAGGAAAGATACGATAGTAATTTGGCCCATGGCAATTTAAATATGTGGAATTGTCCTCCATCCAATGTGAAAACCACACCCACTAGCAATTTGTATCGTAATTGTGAAAATTATTGTGATTCGGTAGCATCTTCTTCACTTAGTTCCAGTACCATAACAAGTGTCTCACGATATCAACGCAAAGCCCCAAATATAGATTCCTCTGCAGAAATTTCCAATTTTGTGATAAAAGTGTCCGCATTGGTAGGAGTTATTTTACATGAAGACATTCTAGTAGAATCCAATTCAAATTCTCATCAACACTTCTGGAATGAACGTAGTCTTAAAGAACTGCTAACAATTGCACAAAGTTTCTTCACGTATGCGGCCCAGACTTCGGTGGAACGTGAGCTAAGCAGTCCCAGTTTGTATTGTagtaaaaatcatttattcCTTAGACTAAATCCCATAGTGGCGGAAGGTAAACAAAATCGCAATCAAAATATCTTACAAATCAGCACCAGCATTTCAGCTACCAAGGTAGAATTGTGTGAGGTATTAGAGCAGCAGGTGACACACTTGCTAAGATTTAATCGCAATAAGAACTGTTTCAATGGATATCAAATAAGACCAGAATTCACCATGAATTTCAGCACCAGCAATtgcattaaaatgaaaaagaatagCCGTACAAATATAGACATAATGCTAGAGGAGAATATTTTAGAGTTTGATATAACAATAATAGATCGTTTGGGTTCATTTTTTGCTCCATCACCCTATGTTAATTACTCTTCCCAAGTAGCACAGTCTAACTTAAAAGAAGATTTAAATACTGGTAACAGAACCGAACTAACCATCAACTGCGCTTTGTTAGATTTGAAACTACGTTTTCCCATTGTCGACTTAAGACCTTTACATGATCCTTTACGTGTACCCTGGTGGAAACAAAATATACGTACTGATTATCTTCTATTACGTTTTGCAAAGTTAAAAGTAATCCTTTGTGAAAGCAGATTAAAATTGTATGGATCACAAATCGAAATATTATATGCGGAAACGGATGACTTACAAAATCACTTACTAACCGCTACCTATGATAAACAACTAAACAAGCCACTAATGGAAAACTATCCTAGTATTTTAATAGACTTTGCTGAAAGAAACTTTGCTTCATTAGAAACCAATAGCGAAACTAAACTCCCCTTTAGTTCCAAAAGACATTGCCGGCAAAGCAGCACATCGtcttataacaacaaaatggaAAATGATTTAACGGAAAACATTTTGCTGCCGGGAGAAAAACATGAAATAGATGAATTCTGTGAAACTACCATGGCCAATTCggaaatacaagtaaaattaaattttcctcaTGTAGATTTTATAATAGAATCCAAACAATTATATGAGGTTATATACAATCGACTTAATAGCGATCTATTTATGTGGGAGCCTTCCTGTCCTTATATCACAAAATCTTCAGCTATGGACTCGCAACAACAAATGGGTCAAAGTCTTTTAAATATGGGTTTAATGGATTCCGTTTATATCTCAGCCATAGCACAAAATGATGAGTCTTTTGCAACCGCTACTCATAGTCTTAGCAGCAGTAAGCCTCCCTTAGTTTTTGAGCAAAGCGATCAAAGTGATGATAACCAAGAGCAGGAAGAAGATTTGGAAATAGATGAGGACGATGATGGTATTTCGGTCAAGCAACAGCAGCCGCCTCAAACGTTTGCCGCCAAAATGTCACAACACAATTGTTCGGTGGAAATATTATTGGGTAAAGTTTCGGGTTCTTGTTTTGTGCCAGTGCGTGATAATGATAAACATGTTTTGCCTCAAGTGTGCGGCAAGTTCCTGCTTAAtgttgaaaaagtaaaaatatttttggtggcTGGTTTTAAAAGTGATTTGAATCTTTCCTATTTGTGCACACAAATTAATAGCGGTGAAATCTATCATTGCGGCATAGTGCCCATGAATACCCCTTTAAGATTTGATCATCAGGCTAAAGTTGAAGATTTTATGCAGTCTACTCTTTACAAAATACCCCTTGGTTTAACTAAAGGTATAGTCGTACCAGAGCAGGACAATGACATGTTTTCCATAGTCatagaaatgaaaaagaatCCTCAACAAAGAatcaaaaggattaaaataacGGCCGGAATACATTACACCACATTGCGCTATAATCCTTCTAGCCCTTCTTTGTATTGGTTAAACCAACTAATTGATTTCCTAGATGTGGTAGATTATCCCATAGAGGGCTATAAAGCCTTTAGTGTTTTGTCAGAAATGCAGCTACACTTGTGGGATTGTGCCATAGATTTTCGTCCGGAGAATTTCTCTTATCGTGCCGTTTTGGAATTGTTTTATTTCTCGATCTGCAGCAACATAATACCCTCAATGCCGTGCTGTAATTTACGTTTTGTATTGGAGGAATGTGTTTTGTCATTAGCGCCCTATGAGGAATCGTTACATAAGAAATATCCCTGTTATATGGTTTCGTTTATAGACGCCAAAAGTCTTGTGCCGGTTTTGGATGTGGGTTTGTTGGATATTTCATTGCGTTTAAATGATGAGGACTCTGATAAATGTCCTACCTTCGATTTGAGATGTTCCATTCACGATGTACATTTTCGCACTTGTTATGATTCGGGAAGTGCCTTTGCTCAACTCATTGGCTATATGGCAAATAATACGAATCCCTCTAATGAACAAACAAATCTTAAAGAGCAATCTTTGCAATCTTCATTAAGTTCGGAGTCAGATTTCTTTTTATCACAAACCGAGCAGCAGTTGACGAAAGAGATaaccaaaaaacaacaagaacgtGTTAACATACTAATGGCTGAAGCGGTGCAAGAGTCGCCGGAAGAAAGCTGTACTTTAGAAACCATTGATGAAGAAGAACCAATAAGAGGAAAAGATGaacttaaattgttttattttcccgATGAAAACAATAAACATCTGATTAAACAGGAGGCAAATGTCACCACAGAAACAATGGAAAAATCTACTCTTAATACTGCCAGCAGCAGTAAAGAAACCCTACCAACTTTACCCATCATAAAAGCGGAATTTGGCGAGATCACAGAGGAGGATAACGCCTTGTTCGAAGAACTACACAATGGCTCCTCCAATGAGGAAGACTACTGTATAATAGCCGAGGAAGAACATGCTTTTGTGAATACTAAATTATCTACTGGTGCTGTTGAGGTATCTGATGATCCTTTAATGATTGTTGACAATCATTTCTGTCTGCCCTCGTCTTCCAGTAATGATCTACTGCGAACTCCCACTAATTTTCCCATGCCCGAACAACGTTATACTCTTTGCGAAATGACCTTTACCTGGCACTTGTATGGTGGTCATGATTTTCCCACTACCTCATCTTCTGCTGGGGGAAAAACACCCGCTACAACAGCATCAGCAGGCACAGGAGGAGAAACAAGTGCAAACAAAACTGCCATGTCAGATACCTATCGCCAGGGTGTGTTCTATGCCAACGAATCGTCTCACCTGCCACAGGTGAAGAAACCTAAAGAAAAACTCACCTGGAAGTCGGTGGGTGGCAGCTCACGCAATCATGAAGTCCTGGTGGAAATGCAATTTACAAAAGTTAGATTTTCCTATGAAGTGTATCCCCGCCACACTATGTATGCCTCTAGGCAAGTGCTAATGGTGAATGAAATCGAAATACGTGATCGTTTGCAAAGTTCCGAAATCAACAAGTTTCTCTACAATGCCAATACGAAAAGTTTTAGCAATCGTAGGAATCAACACATGGTATTGGTTAAAGCTATCCACGTACGACCCAATCCTCAGCAAAGTAATAATCAAGAATGTTCACTGCGCATCTCACTGTGCCCGTTGCGTGTACACATCGATCAAGATACTCTGGAGTTTTTAACTGACTTTTTCACCAATTTCGGTAAAGCCTGTGACAAAGACAACTCAACGGACAAGTCAACAGAAGAAGGCAAACCTTCTAAACTCGCTGTAGCTAAAACAGAAGTTCCCATTATGACAATCACTGAAGATGAACAAGAAATTCCCGATGCTGTAAATGATCTAAGGGCACGTCGTattgttaatgaaaatatttctctACTAATCGATGAACAGGAAAGTGCCGACAGTCGTTCCATTAAATCGGACAATAGTGTGATGTCAGCTTCGCCGGAAGTGAATAATGCTCCCATATATTTCCGAGAAATTGTTTTCACCCCAGATGTATCCATACGTTTCGATTATCATGGCCGAAGAGTTGAACTTTCCAAGGGACCTATAGCTGGCCTATTAATGGGCCTAGGTCAACTACAATGTTCCGAAATTATTTTACGTAAAATCGTGTATAGACGTGGCCTACTGGGCTTTGAAAAAGTGTGTAA is part of the Lucilia cuprina isolate Lc7/37 chromosome 3, ASM2204524v1, whole genome shotgun sequence genome and harbors:
- the LOC111680350 gene encoding probable RNA-binding protein 18, producing MASTSTSSVLEERRIWVGNLDPRLSEFQLLKIVQKCGAIEKFDMLFHKGGPLQGQSRGYAFVTFAQAEGAIRALGKLNGHMVLNRPIAVRLAKNVNYDELERPKPKIEIPALGTGKKEGKISKEEAIKAIEQKLKILESQKDDLEFNQSLACEVPLIQKYQFNKDRDSSGACTTSQRRTYHKSSSGPYNRHQRPKRR
- the LOC111680345 gene encoding autophagy-related protein 2 homolog A, with product MSWFNVWDGLKNKTCRYLLQRYLGQFLDEKLNLEQLNIELYNGKATIKNVSLRVEALNELLDAQGWPFEFTDGQIGLLTVSVPWNALMTNDSSIEASDVVLCLRPVKRAHEGHESMIESMWSSVSSSLQLAEECMRQEEEEEDESECTSRGVATGTIAGLEKFAETIDNVLNRIQAKFSNITLKIEYPCHYRLRGVALILHLNELFYKNETGNEKMPQMSSAESTNTQSEHLNRLPTYAKHSVKLTGVSMFTQENWISESECQVQHEDIPILQFMGQQNLQIKVKQSEEITGPKICFDVELGAICAIFSPRQLQLLTHFLEAFSEDESYRKPRTATYNPEEFELQREQQERYDSNLAHGNLNMWNCPPSNVKTTPTSNLYRNCENYCDSVASSSLSSSTITSVSRYQRKAPNIDSSAEISNFVIKVSALVGVILHEDILVESNSNSHQHFWNERSLKELLTIAQSFFTYAAQTSVERELSSPSLYCSKNHLFLRLNPIVAEGKQNRNQNILQISTSISATKVELCEVLEQQVTHLLRFNRNKNCFNGYQIRPEFTMNFSTSNCIKMKKNSRTNIDIMLEENILEFDITIIDRLGSFFAPSPYVNYSSQVAQSNLKEDLNTGNRTELTINCALLDLKLRFPIVDLRPLHDPLRVPWWKQNIRTDYLLLRFAKLKVILCESRLKLYGSQIEILYAETDDLQNHLLTATYDKQLNKPLMENYPSILIDFAERNFASLETNSETKLPFSSKRHCRQSSTSSYNNKMENDLTENILLPGEKHEIDEFCETTMANSEIQVKLNFPHVDFIIESKQLYEVIYNRLNSDLFMWEPSCPYITKSSAMDSQQQMGQSLLNMGLMDSVYISAIAQNDESFATATHSLSSSKPPLVFEQSDQSDDNQEQEEDLEIDEDDDGISVKQQQPPQTFAAKMSQHNCSVEILLGKVSGSCFVPVRDNDKHVLPQVCGKFLLNVEKVKIFLVAGFKSDLNLSYLCTQINSGEIYHCGIVPMNTPLRFDHQAKVEDFMQSTLYKIPLGLTKGIVVPEQDNDMFSIVIEMKKNPQQRIKRIKITAGIHYTTLRYNPSSPSLYWLNQLIDFLDVVDYPIEGYKAFSVLSEMQLHLWDCAIDFRPENFSYRAVLELFYFSICSNIIPSMPCCNLRFVLEECVLSLAPYEESLHKKYPCYMVSFIDAKSLVPVLDVGLLDISLRLNDEDSDKCPTFDLRCSIHDVHFRTCYDSGSAFAQLIGYMANNTNPSNEQTNLKEQSLQSSLSSESDFFLSQTEQQLTKEITKKQQERVNILMAEAVQESPEESCTLETIDEEEPIRGKDELKLFYFPDENNKHLIKQEANVTTETMEKSTLNTASSSKETLPTLPIIKAEFGEITEEDNALFEELHNGSSNEEDYCIIAEEEHAFVNTKLSTGAVEVSDDPLMIVDNHFCLPSSSSNDLLRTPTNFPMPEQRYTLCEMTFTWHLYGGHDFPTTSSSAGGKTPATTASAGTGGETSANKTAMSDTYRQGVFYANESSHLPQVKKPKEKLTWKSVGGSSRNHEVLVEMQFTKVRFSYEVYPRHTMYASRQVLMVNEIEIRDRLQSSEINKFLYNANTKSFSNRRNQHMVLVKAIHVRPNPQQSNNQECSLRISLCPLRVHIDQDTLEFLTDFFTNFGKACDKDNSTDKSTEEGKPSKLAVAKTEVPIMTITEDEQEIPDAVNDLRARRIVNENISLLIDEQESADSRSIKSDNSVMSASPEVNNAPIYFREIVFTPDVSIRFDYHGRRVELSKGPIAGLLMGLGQLQCSEIILRKIVYRRGLLGFEKVCNYLCKEWLRDIKRNQLPKILSGVGPTYAFVQLFQGIYDLFWLPIEHYQKDGRLIRGLQLGAQSFSARTILAALEITSRLIQLLQFTAETAFDMVSSGPSVRQSKKSKRGRKKRHNRPKDIREGVANAYQILKEGINDSANNLIETAAAEHDQKGLTGAVGAVMRQVPQLVVCPAVLATQATTNILGGVKSSLVPEAKLEAKEKWKDDNC